A section of the Triticum dicoccoides isolate Atlit2015 ecotype Zavitan chromosome 7A, WEW_v2.0, whole genome shotgun sequence genome encodes:
- the LOC119334556 gene encoding sucrose:sucrose 1-fructosyltransferase-like — MESSRGTIIPGTPPLPSSLTDVNGQEGRRTRTSGGVRWHAWAAVLAVVALVVAAVVFGASRVHPDAVASTSVRAMAEHGVSEKTSGAYSASGGFPWSSAMLQWQRTGFHFQPDKNYMNDPNGPVYYRGWYHLFYQHNPGGTWWGNISWGHAVSRDMVHWRHLPLAMVPDHWYDIKGVCTGSITVLPNGRVIVLYTGYTETFAQVTCLAEAADPSDPLLREWVKHHANPVVYPPPGIGMKDYRDPTTAWFDNSDNTWRIIIGSKNDTDHSGIVFTYKTKDFVSYELIPGYLYRGPAGTGMYECIDMFVVGGGRKASDMYNSTAKDVLYVLKESSDDDRRDYYALGRFDAAANTWTPIDTERELGVSLRYDYGRYDASKSFYDPVKNRRIVWGYVVETDSSSADAAKGWANLQSIPRTVELDEKTRMNLIQWPVEELDTLRINTTDLSGITVGAGSFVSLPLHQTSQLDIEASFRINTSAIEALNNVDVGYNCTMTSGAATRGALGPFGILVLANVALTEQTAVYFYVSKGLDGGLRTHFCHDELRSTHATDVAKEVVGSTVLVLDGEDFSVRVLVDHSIMQSFVMGGRLTVTSRAYPTEAIYAAVVYLFNNATSASVTAEKLVVHDMDSSYNKIFTDDDSLVLD, encoded by the exons ATGGAGTCGTCACGCGGCACCATCATCCCCGGCACGCCGCCGCTGCCCTCCTCCTTAACCGACGTCAATGGCCAGGAGGGCAGGCGGACCAGGACCAGCGGCGGCGTGAGGTGGCACGCGTGGGCCGCCGTGCTGGCCGTGGTGGCGCTCGTCGTCGCCGCCGTGGTCTTTGGGGCCAGCAGGGTCCACCCGGACGCGGTGGCGTCCACCTCCGTGCGGGCTATGGCAGAACACGGCGTGTCGGAGAAGACGTCCGGGGCATACTCCGCCAGCGGCGGCTTCCCGTGGAGCAGCGCGATGCTGCAGTGGCAGCGCACCGGCTTCCATTTCCAGCCGGACAAGAACTACATGAACG ATCCCAACG GTCCGGTGTACTATAGAGGATGGTACCATTTATTCTACCAACACAACCCCGGAGGCACTTGGTGGGGCAACATCTCATGGGGGCACGCCGTGTCGCGCGACATGGTCCACTGGCGCCACCTACCGCTTGCCATGGTGCCTGACCACTGGTATGATATCAAGGGCGTCTGCACCGGATCCATCACCGTGCTCCCCAATGGCAGGGTCATCGTGCTCTACACGGGGTACACCGAGACGTTTGCACAGGTGACCTGCCTCGCGGAGGCCGCCGACCCGAGCGATCCCCTCCTCCGCGAGTGGGTGAAGCACCATGCCAACCCCGTCGTGTACCCGCCCCCTGGCATCGGCATGAAGGACTACCGTGACCCAACCACGGCGTGGTTCGACAACTCCGACAACACGTGGCGCATCATCATTGGCTCCAAGAATGACACGGACCACTCCGGCATCGTCTTCACGTACAAGACCAAGGACTTCGTCAGCTACGAGCTGATACCGGGATACTTGTACCGTGGCCCCGCCGGCACCGGCATGTACGAGTGCATCGACATGTTTGTCGTCGGCGGTGGCCGCAAGGCCAGCGACATGTACAATTCGACGGCCAAGGACGTGTTGTACGTGCTCAAGGAGAGCAGCGACGACGACCGCCGCGACTATTACGCGCTCGGGAGGTTCGACGCAGCGGCCAACACATGGACGCCGATCGACACCGAGCGGGAACTCGGCGTCTCGCTGCGGTACGACTATGGCAGGTACGACGCGTCCAAGTCCTTCTACGACCCCGTGAAGAATCGGCGGATCGTCTGGGGGTACGTCGTCGAGACCGACTcctcgagcgccgacgccgccaagGGGTGGGCCAACCTCCAG TCGATTCCGAGAACGGTGGAGCTTGACGAGAAGACCCGGATGAACCTCATCCAATGGCCAGTGGAGGAGCTCGATACCCTCCGCATCAACACCACCGATCTCAGCGGCATCACTGTCGGTGCCGGATCCTTCGTCTCCCTCCCCCTCCACCAGACCTCCCAACTCGACATCGAGGCATCCTTCCGCATCAACACCTCCGCCATTGAGGCCCTCAATAACGTCGACGTCGGCTACAACTGCACCATGACAAGCGGCGCTGCCACCCGCGGCGCACTTGGCCCCTTCGGCATTCTCGTCCTCGCCAACGTCGCCCTGACAGAACAGACGGCGGTGTACTTTTATGTGTCCAAGGGCCTCGACGGCGGTCTTCGGACCCATTTCTGCCACGATGAGTTGCGGTCAACACATGCCACCGATGTGGCGAAGGAGGTGGTGGGTAGCACGGTGCTGGTGCTCGACGGCGAGGATTTTTCCGTTAGAGTGCTCGTGGACCACTCCATCATGCAAAGCTTCGTGATGGGCGGGAGGTTGACGGTGACGTCGAGGGCCTACCCGACGGAGGCCATTTACGCAGCGGTGGTCTACCTGTTCAACAATGCCACCAGCGCCAGCGTCACAGCGGAGAAGCTCGTCGTGCACGACATGGACTCGTCGTACAACAAGATATTCACGGACGACGACTCGCTAGTCCTCGATTAG